In Micromonospora purpureochromogenes, a single window of DNA contains:
- a CDS encoding roadblock/LC7 domain-containing protein, which yields MHVDTVMDAELRRLRRRRPEVAGTVLGGRDGMLIASDLPTTDATHLAALAAVSFGVGHQVAHTVRGGGFRESVVHTATGSVVTYPAGRHALLTLVTGAGADLEALHAEARAVAERAGSAFDSQRVAVGATPVPQVHGALAVRTPLPALARRRPGSTWRRPPL from the coding sequence GTGCACGTTGACACGGTGATGGACGCGGAGCTGCGGAGGTTGCGCCGACGCCGCCCCGAGGTGGCCGGCACGGTGCTGGGCGGGCGGGACGGGATGCTCATCGCCAGCGACCTGCCGACCACCGACGCGACCCACCTGGCCGCCCTCGCCGCGGTGAGTTTCGGGGTGGGGCACCAGGTCGCCCACACGGTGCGCGGCGGCGGCTTCCGGGAGTCGGTGGTGCACACCGCCACCGGCTCCGTGGTCACCTATCCGGCCGGGCGGCACGCGCTGCTCACCCTGGTCACCGGCGCGGGTGCCGACCTGGAGGCGCTGCACGCCGAGGCGCGGGCGGTGGCCGAGCGGGCCGGCTCGGCGTTCGACTCGCAGCGGGTGGCGGTGGGCGCGACGCCCGTGCCGCAGGTGCACGGCGCGCTCGCCGTGCGTACCCCGCTGCCGGCGCTGGCGCGGCGGCGGCC
- a CDS encoding VOC family protein — translation MTSVWESLTVDARDPSRLAHWWAEALGYQVVAEKPDEVEIRQSRDRLPGIVFVPVADGKETKNRLHLDLRPADQEAEVERLVDMGARHVDVGQGDASWTVLADPEGNEFCVLRQQG, via the coding sequence ATGACCAGCGTCTGGGAGAGCTTGACCGTCGACGCCCGGGACCCGTCCCGGCTGGCCCACTGGTGGGCCGAGGCGTTGGGCTACCAGGTGGTCGCGGAGAAGCCGGACGAGGTGGAGATCCGCCAGTCGCGCGACCGGCTGCCCGGCATCGTCTTCGTCCCGGTCGCCGACGGCAAGGAGACCAAGAACCGGCTCCACCTCGACCTGCGCCCGGCCGACCAGGAGGCCGAGGTCGAGCGGCTGGTCGACATGGGGGCCCGGCACGTCGACGTCGGCCAGGGCGACGCCTCCTGGACGGTGCTCGCCGACCCGGAGGGCAACGAGTTCTGCGTGCTGCGACAGCAGGGCTGA
- a CDS encoding siderophore-interacting protein, protein MTERPKKVTSARVLRTERPTPHLIRLVLGGQELAGLPVGEYTDHYIKIVFPAPGVDHPRPLDLAAIRRDLPREQWPRLRAYTVRAWDPLAGELTVDVVHHGDEGLAGPWAARLRPGDEVLFVGPGGAYAPDPAADWHLLVGDESALPAIGAALERLPLGAPAAVFVEVDGPADEQRLLSPGAVALTWLHRGDRPVGEALVEAVRALEFPPGRVQAFVHGEATFVKELRRLLRVERGVPREALSISGYWRRGMDDEGWRSTKADWNRQVEADEVAPVG, encoded by the coding sequence ATGACGGAGCGCCCCAAGAAGGTCACGTCCGCCCGGGTCCTGCGGACCGAGCGGCCCACCCCGCACCTGATCCGCCTGGTCCTGGGTGGCCAGGAGCTGGCCGGGCTGCCGGTCGGGGAGTACACCGACCACTACATCAAGATCGTCTTCCCGGCGCCGGGGGTCGACCACCCCCGGCCGCTGGACCTGGCCGCGATCCGTCGTGACCTGCCCCGCGAGCAGTGGCCCCGGCTGCGCGCCTACACCGTGCGCGCCTGGGACCCGCTGGCCGGTGAACTCACCGTGGACGTGGTGCACCATGGCGACGAGGGGCTGGCCGGGCCCTGGGCGGCCCGGCTGCGCCCCGGCGACGAGGTGCTCTTCGTCGGCCCCGGTGGGGCGTACGCGCCGGACCCGGCGGCGGACTGGCACCTGCTGGTCGGCGACGAGAGCGCGCTGCCGGCGATCGGCGCGGCGCTGGAGCGGCTGCCGCTCGGCGCCCCGGCCGCCGTCTTCGTCGAGGTCGACGGGCCGGCCGACGAGCAGCGGCTGCTCAGCCCCGGCGCGGTGGCGCTGACCTGGCTGCACCGCGGCGACCGGCCGGTCGGCGAGGCGCTGGTCGAGGCGGTCCGGGCGCTGGAGTTCCCGCCCGGCCGGGTGCAGGCGTTCGTCCACGGCGAGGCCACCTTCGTCAAGGAGCTGCGCCGCCTGCTGCGCGTCGAGCGCGGGGTGCCCCGCGAGGCGCTCTCCATCTCCGGCTACTGGCGTCGGGGCATGGACGACGAGGGCTGGCGGTCCACCAAGGCGGACTGGAACCGCCAGGTCGAGGCCGACGAGGTCGCCCCGGTCGGCTGA
- a CDS encoding deoxyguanosinetriphosphate triphosphohydrolase, producing the protein MRDADPAGPWDAADARRRVDEAPKDTGYGRSPYERDRARVLHSAAFRRLAAKTQVHVAGTDDFLRTRLTHSLEVAQIAREMGARLGCDPDVVDTAGLAHDLGHPPFGHNGEDALDRLAAPCGGFEGNAQTLRVLTRLEAKVVGPDGVPAGLNLTRASLDAVGKYPWPRQPGLRKFGVYDDDRPVFDWLREGVPAGDGGGPPGGARRCLEAQVMDWADDVAYSVHDVEDGIHGGYLSLRPLLDDPDERAALCVDVAAVYSGESPADLGEVLVDLLDEPELAALAGYDGSHRAQVALKATASVLTGRFVSAVVTATRERFGPGPHRRYAADLVVPRRVRAQCALLKGIAWRYVMNRPGAGARYDRQREVLAELVGVLGDRAPDALDPVFAPLWRAAPDDTARLRVVVDQVASLTDPAAVAWHDRLVRGAGRAPDPRPRDDLG; encoded by the coding sequence GTGCGTGACGCCGACCCGGCCGGGCCGTGGGACGCGGCCGACGCGCGGCGTCGGGTCGACGAGGCGCCGAAGGACACCGGCTACGGCCGGTCGCCGTACGAGCGGGACCGGGCCCGGGTGCTGCACTCGGCGGCCTTCCGGCGGCTGGCCGCCAAGACCCAGGTGCACGTCGCCGGCACCGACGACTTCCTGCGTACCCGGCTGACGCACTCGCTGGAGGTGGCCCAGATCGCCCGCGAGATGGGCGCCCGGCTGGGCTGCGACCCGGACGTGGTGGACACCGCCGGGCTCGCGCACGACCTCGGCCACCCGCCCTTCGGGCACAACGGCGAGGACGCCCTCGACCGGCTCGCCGCGCCCTGCGGCGGGTTCGAGGGCAACGCCCAGACGCTGCGCGTGCTGACCCGGCTGGAGGCCAAGGTGGTCGGCCCGGACGGCGTACCCGCCGGGCTCAACCTCACCCGGGCCTCGCTCGACGCGGTCGGCAAGTACCCGTGGCCCCGGCAGCCGGGACTGCGCAAGTTCGGGGTGTACGACGACGACCGGCCGGTCTTCGACTGGCTGCGCGAGGGCGTACCCGCGGGGGACGGCGGCGGCCCGCCCGGCGGCGCGCGGCGCTGCCTGGAGGCCCAGGTGATGGACTGGGCCGACGACGTCGCCTACTCGGTGCACGACGTGGAGGACGGCATCCACGGCGGGTACCTCTCGCTGCGGCCCCTGCTCGACGACCCGGACGAGCGGGCCGCCCTCTGCGTCGACGTGGCCGCCGTCTACTCCGGCGAGTCCCCGGCCGACCTCGGCGAGGTGCTGGTCGACCTGCTCGACGAGCCGGAGCTCGCCGCGCTCGCCGGGTACGACGGCAGCCACCGCGCGCAGGTCGCGCTGAAGGCCACCGCCAGCGTGCTGACCGGCCGGTTCGTCTCCGCCGTGGTGACCGCCACCCGGGAGCGGTTCGGCCCGGGCCCGCACCGCCGGTACGCCGCCGACCTGGTGGTGCCGCGCCGGGTCCGGGCCCAGTGCGCGCTGCTGAAGGGGATCGCCTGGCGCTACGTGATGAACCGCCCGGGCGCCGGCGCCCGGTACGACCGGCAGCGGGAGGTCCTGGCCGAGCTGGTCGGCGTGCTGGGCGACCGGGCGCCGGACGCGCTGGACCCGGTCTTCGCCCCGCTGTGGCGGGCCGCTCCGGACGACACCGCCCGGCTGCGGGTGGTGGTCGACCAGGTGGCGTCGCTCACCGACCCGGCGGCGGTGGCCTGGCACGACCGGCTCGTCCGGGGTGCGGGTCGTGCTCCCGACCCGCGGCCCCGCGACGACTTAGGCTAG